In one Armatimonadota bacterium genomic region, the following are encoded:
- the rsmI gene encoding 16S rRNA (cytidine(1402)-2'-O)-methyltransferase, whose protein sequence is MGPGRLFVVAGPIGNLADLSPRAKETLSSVDLVLAEDTRVTGKLLAHFGFKCPMGTLNEHTSPAKIEGFCRQVAEGASIALLSDAGTPTISDPGTQLVDLCLELGLTVTPIPGPSAVATALSVSGFFAQRFAFLGFLPRKPGPAAKILEPFADSALTLVLFESPHRFEKTLALAGSVLGSRRYVVARELSKLNEQVYRNTLPALPAESDVPAKGEFTLVIEGCRKLASDG, encoded by the coding sequence AAGGGCCAAGGAAACCCTGTCATCGGTGGATTTGGTCTTGGCCGAAGACACCCGGGTAACCGGCAAACTGCTCGCCCATTTTGGGTTCAAATGCCCGATGGGGACGCTGAACGAACACACGTCCCCGGCAAAAATCGAGGGATTTTGCCGACAAGTGGCAGAAGGGGCCAGCATCGCATTATTGAGCGATGCCGGGACTCCGACGATCAGCGACCCCGGAACCCAATTGGTGGATCTTTGCTTGGAATTGGGCCTGACGGTCACGCCGATCCCCGGCCCGAGTGCGGTGGCCACCGCCCTCAGCGTCAGCGGTTTTTTTGCTCAAAGGTTTGCCTTCTTGGGGTTCCTGCCGCGCAAACCGGGACCCGCAGCAAAAATTTTGGAGCCGTTCGCCGATTCCGCCCTGACCCTGGTTTTGTTCGAGAGCCCCCACCGGTTTGAAAAAACTTTAGCCTTGGCGGGCAGCGTTTTGGGCTCAAGGCGTTATGTTGTGGCCCGCGAACTATCGAAATTGAACGAGCAGGTTTACCGCAACACCTTGCCGGCCCTCCCGGCAGAAAGCGACGTTCCGGCAAAGGGCGAGTTCACTTTGGTCATAGAGGGGTGCAGAAAGCTGGCCAGCGACGGATAA
- a CDS encoding polysaccharide export protein, with protein MSVDCATWKRWGRAALCLLALFSGSAFAQTAGETYRLKPEDVLSIQIYRVPEVAAVLPIGPDGNISAPFIGTVKAAGKTIKELEADLTAAYADRLQLKDPIVSVTIREFRRMRASVNGFVGRPGVYDIRPNDRLLDLLSAAGGTSTDGRADLSKAYLVKKSSGERIPIDLRALLSGDSSQNYPIEDGDLLQVPEETDSRIIVAGRVRTEGPVGYRDQMKLSEVIATAGKIERRSRLSKVQVFRPIPGRPKDFLVIEANLVDFEAGKDPAQNITMKPGDLVYVPDSGNVDFDIINSVANLFFIFDRLGFRPFRLGGGN; from the coding sequence ATGTCGGTGGATTGCGCAACTTGGAAACGGTGGGGCCGTGCCGCCCTGTGCCTGCTGGCCCTTTTCTCGGGCTCGGCATTTGCGCAGACGGCGGGCGAGACCTATCGGCTTAAACCCGAAGATGTCCTTTCGATCCAGATTTACCGCGTTCCGGAAGTGGCCGCGGTGCTCCCCATCGGCCCCGACGGCAATATTTCTGCCCCGTTCATCGGCACCGTGAAGGCGGCCGGAAAAACGATCAAGGAGCTGGAGGCTGACTTGACGGCCGCTTATGCCGACCGCCTCCAATTGAAAGACCCGATCGTTTCGGTCACCATTCGCGAGTTCCGGCGGATGCGGGCTTCGGTCAACGGATTTGTCGGCCGGCCAGGGGTTTACGATATCCGGCCCAATGACCGGCTCCTCGATTTGCTCAGCGCCGCGGGGGGAACCAGCACCGACGGCCGGGCCGACCTCAGCAAAGCCTATTTGGTGAAAAAGTCGAGCGGCGAACGCATCCCCATCGACCTAAGGGCCCTCCTCAGTGGCGACTCCAGCCAGAACTACCCGATTGAAGATGGCGACCTGCTCCAAGTTCCCGAAGAGACGGATAGCCGGATCATCGTAGCGGGACGGGTTCGCACCGAAGGGCCAGTTGGTTACCGCGACCAGATGAAGCTGTCCGAAGTGATCGCGACCGCCGGCAAAATTGAGCGCCGGTCGCGGCTTTCCAAAGTCCAGGTGTTCCGGCCCATCCCGGGAAGACCGAAGGACTTTTTGGTCATCGAAGCCAACTTGGTGGACTTTGAAGCCGGTAAGGATCCCGCGCAAAACATCACCATGAAGCCGGGTGACCTTGTTTACGTGCCGGATAGTGGCAACGTCGATTTCGACATCATCAACTCGGTTGCCAACCTGTTCTTCATCTTCGACCGGCTAGGGTTCCGGCCGTTCAGGCTCGGCG